A stretch of Helicobacter pylori DNA encodes these proteins:
- the metG gene encoding methionine--tRNA ligase, translating into MQKSLITTPIYYVNDIPHIGHAYTTLIADTLKKYYTLQGEEVFFLTGTDEHGQKIEQSARLRNQSPKAYADSISTIFKNQWDFFNLDYDGFIRTTDSEHQKCVQNAFEIMFEKGDIYKGTYSGYYCVSCESYCAISKADNTNDKVLCPDCLRETTLLEEESYFFKLSAYEKPLLEFYAKNPEAILPIYRKNEVTSFIEQGLLDLSITRTSFEWGIPLPKKMNDPKHVVYVWLDALLNYASALGYLNDLDNKMAHFECARHIVGKDILRFHAIYWPAFLMSLNLPLFKQLCVHGWWTIEGVKMSKSLGNVLDAQKLAMEYGIEELRYFLLREVPFGQDGDFSKKALTERINANLNNDLGNLLNRLLGMAKKYFNYSLKSAKITAYYPKELEKAHQILDNANSFVPKMQLHKALEELFNIYDFLNKLIAKEEPWVLHKNNESEKLEALLSLIANALLQSSFLLYAFMPKSAAKLASAFNTEITPDNYERFFKAKKLQDMILQDTEPLFSKIEKIEKIEKGEEALAEKAEKKEKEKAPPTQENYISIEDFKKVEIKVGLIKEAQRIEKSNKLLRLKVDLGENRLRQIISGIALDYEPESLVGQMVCVVANLKPAKLMGEMSEGMILAVRDSDNLALISPTKEKIAGSLIS; encoded by the coding sequence ATGCAAAAATCACTGATCACAACCCCCATTTATTATGTGAATGACATCCCTCATATTGGCCATGCCTATACGACTTTGATTGCGGATACTTTAAAGAAATATTACACGCTTCAAGGCGAAGAAGTCTTTTTTTTAACCGGCACCGATGAGCATGGGCAAAAGATCGAACAAAGTGCGAGATTGAGAAATCAAAGCCCTAAAGCTTACGCCGATAGCATTAGCACGATTTTTAAAAACCAGTGGGATTTTTTCAATTTAGATTATGATGGTTTTATCCGCACCACAGACAGCGAGCATCAAAAATGCGTGCAAAACGCCTTTGAAATCATGTTTGAAAAAGGGGATATTTATAAAGGCACTTATAGCGGGTATTATTGCGTGAGCTGTGAGAGTTATTGCGCGATTTCTAAAGCGGACAATACGAACGATAAAGTTCTATGCCCTGATTGCTTGAGAGAGACCACGCTTTTAGAAGAAGAGAGCTATTTTTTCAAATTGAGTGCGTATGAAAAGCCTTTATTGGAGTTTTACGCTAAAAATCCTGAAGCGATTTTGCCTATTTATCGTAAAAATGAGGTAACTTCTTTTATTGAGCAGGGTTTATTGGATCTGTCTATCACGCGCACGAGCTTTGAATGGGGCATTCCTTTGCCTAAAAAAATGAACGATCCTAAACATGTGGTGTATGTTTGGTTGGACGCTTTATTGAATTATGCGAGCGCGTTAGGGTATTTGAATGATTTAGACAATAAAATGGCGCATTTTGAATGCGCTAGGCATATTGTGGGTAAGGATATTTTACGCTTCCATGCCATTTATTGGCCGGCTTTTTTGATGAGTTTGAATCTGCCCTTATTCAAACAGCTTTGCGTGCATGGGTGGTGGACGATAGAGGGCGTGAAAATGAGTAAGAGCTTGGGTAATGTTTTAGACGCTCAAAAGCTCGCTATGGAGTATGGGATTGAAGAATTACGTTATTTTTTATTGCGTGAAGTGCCTTTTGGGCAAGATGGGGATTTTTCTAAAAAAGCGTTAACAGAAAGGATCAACGCGAATTTGAATAACGATTTGGGGAATTTGTTGAATCGTTTGCTAGGCATGGCTAAAAAATATTTCAATTATTCTCTAAAAAGCGCCAAAATCACCGCATATTATCCTAAAGAGCTAGAAAAAGCGCATCAAATTTTAGATAACGCTAATTCTTTCGTGCCTAAAATGCAGTTGCATAAAGCTTTAGAGGAATTGTTTAATATTTATGATTTTTTAAATAAACTCATCGCTAAAGAAGAGCCATGGGTTTTGCACAAAAATAACGAATCAGAAAAACTAGAAGCCTTATTGAGTTTGATCGCAAACGCGCTGTTGCAATCAAGCTTTTTGCTCTATGCGTTCATGCCAAAGAGCGCGGCTAAATTAGCGAGCGCTTTCAATACAGAAATCACGCCCGATAATTACGAACGCTTTTTTAAAGCTAAAAAATTACAAGATATGATTTTACAAGACACCGAGCCTTTATTTTCCAAAATTGAGAAAATTGAAAAGATTGAAAAAGGGGAGGAAGCCCTAGCAGAAAAAGCAGAAAAAAAAGAAAAAGAAAAAGCCCCACCAACACAAGAAAACTATATTAGTATTGAGGATTTCAAAAAAGTAGAGATTAAAGTGGGGCTTATCAAAGAAGCTCAAAGGATTGAAAAATCCAATAAATTACTGCGCTTAAAAGTGGATTTAGGCGAAAATCGTTTGAGGCAGATCATCTCAGGGATCGCTTTGGATTATGAGCCTGAAAGTTTGGTGGGGCAAATGGTGTGCGTGGTGGCCAATTTAAAACCTGCAAAGCTTATGGGCGAAATGAGTGAGGGCATGATTTTAGCGGTGCGAGATAGCGATAATCTAGCCTTAATCAGCCCTACCAAAGAGAAAATTGCAGGAAGTTTGATCAGCTAA
- the cmoB gene encoding tRNA 5-methoxyuridine(34)/uridine 5-oxyacetic acid(34) synthase CmoB, whose translation MLICNDKFNPKTLLEEIMALRPWRKGPFEISQIKIDSEWDSSIKWDLIKNATPLKDKIVADVGCNNGYYLFKILEYKPKSLVGFDPGVLVKKQFEFLAPFFDKEKKIIYESLGVEDLHEKYPNAFDVIFCLGVLYHRKSPLEALKALYHALKIKGELVLDTLIIDSPLDIALCPKKTYAKMKNVYFIPSVSALKGWCERVGFENFEIISVLKTTPKEQRKTDFILGQSLEDFLDKTDHSKTLEGYDAPLRGYFKMLKPSKL comes from the coding sequence ATGCTCATTTGTAACGATAAATTCAATCCAAAAACCCTTTTAGAAGAAATCATGGCGTTAAGGCCATGGCGTAAAGGCCCTTTTGAAATTTCTCAAATTAAGATTGATAGCGAATGGGATAGCTCTATTAAATGGGATCTAATCAAAAACGCCACTCCCTTAAAAGACAAAATAGTGGCTGATGTGGGTTGCAATAACGGCTATTACTTGTTTAAGATACTAGAATATAAACCTAAAAGTTTGGTGGGGTTTGATCCGGGCGTTTTAGTCAAAAAACAATTTGAATTTTTAGCCCCCTTTTTTGATAAAGAAAAAAAAATCATTTACGAGTCTTTGGGGGTAGAGGATCTGCATGAAAAATACCCTAACGCTTTTGATGTCATTTTTTGCTTAGGGGTGCTATACCACAGAAAAAGCCCGCTAGAAGCTTTAAAAGCCTTATATCATGCTTTAAAGATAAAAGGGGAGTTGGTGCTGGATACGCTCATTATTGATTCGCCCCTAGACATCGCCCTTTGCCCTAAAAAAACTTATGCTAAAATGAAAAATGTTTATTTTATCCCTAGCGTTAGCGCGCTAAAAGGGTGGTGCGAAAGGGTAGGGTTTGAAAATTTTGAGATTATTAGCGTTTTAAAGACCACGCCTAAAGAACAGCGTAAAACGGATTTTATTTTGGGGCAGAGTTTGGAAGATTTTTTGGATAAAACGGATCACTCTAAAACTTTAGAGGGGTATGACGCTCCTTTGAGAGGGTATTTTAAGATGCTTAAACCAAGCAAGCTTTAA
- the guaA gene encoding glutamine-hydrolyzing GMP synthase, whose translation MILVLDFGSQYTQLIARRLRESGIYAEIVPFFESIENIQKKAPKGLVLSGGPASVYAKDAYKPSEKIFDLDLPILGICYGMQYLVDFFGGVVACANEQEFGKAVLEIIQDSVIFEGVKIKSLVWMSHMDKVIELPKGFTTLAKSPNSPHCAIESAKIFGLQFHPEVIQSEEGGKILENFALLVCGCEKTWGMQHFAQKEMARLKEKIANAKVLCAVSGGVDSTVVATLLYRAIKDNLIAVFVDHGLLRKNEKEKVQAMFKDLQIPLNTIDAKEIFLSKLKGVSEPELKRKIIGETFIEVFEKEAKKHHLKGKIEFLAQGTLYPDVIESVSVKGPSKVIKTHHNVGGLPEWMDFKLIEPLRELFKDEVRLLGKELGISQDFLMHHPFPGPGLAIRILGEVSESKIRCLQEADFIFIEELKKADLYDKVWQAFCVLLNVNSVGVMGDNRTYENAICLRAVNASDGMTASFSFLEHSFLEKVSNRITNEVSGINRVVYDITSKPPGTIEWE comes from the coding sequence ATGATTTTAGTATTAGATTTTGGGAGCCAATACACACAGCTGATTGCTAGAAGATTGAGAGAGAGCGGGATTTATGCAGAAATAGTCCCTTTTTTTGAAAGCATAGAAAACATTCAAAAAAAAGCCCCTAAAGGTTTGGTTTTGAGTGGGGGGCCAGCGAGCGTGTATGCTAAAGACGCTTACAAGCCTAGTGAAAAAATCTTTGATTTGGATTTGCCGATTTTAGGGATTTGCTACGGTATGCAGTATTTGGTGGATTTTTTTGGGGGGGTAGTGGCTTGCGCGAACGAGCAAGAATTTGGTAAGGCTGTTTTAGAGATCATTCAAGATTCTGTGATTTTTGAAGGCGTGAAAATTAAAAGCCTTGTGTGGATGAGCCATATGGATAAAGTCATAGAATTGCCTAAAGGCTTCACTACCCTTGCAAAAAGCCCTAATTCCCCCCATTGCGCGATTGAAAGCGCTAAGATTTTTGGCTTGCAATTCCACCCAGAAGTCATTCAAAGCGAAGAAGGGGGTAAGATTTTAGAAAATTTTGCCCTTTTGGTTTGCGGCTGTGAAAAAACTTGGGGGATGCAGCATTTCGCTCAAAAAGAAATGGCGCGCTTGAAAGAAAAAATTGCTAACGCTAAGGTTTTGTGCGCGGTGAGTGGGGGCGTGGATTCTACGGTGGTCGCTACGCTATTATACAGAGCCATTAAGGATAATTTGATCGCTGTTTTTGTAGATCATGGCTTGTTGCGTAAAAATGAAAAAGAAAAAGTTCAAGCGATGTTTAAAGACTTGCAAATCCCTTTAAACACGATAGACGCTAAAGAAATCTTTTTGTCTAAATTAAAGGGCGTGAGCGAGCCTGAATTGAAACGAAAAATCATCGGCGAAACCTTTATTGAAGTGTTTGAAAAAGAAGCCAAGAAGCACCATTTAAAAGGCAAAATTGAGTTTTTAGCCCAAGGCACTTTATACCCTGATGTGATTGAATCCGTGAGCGTTAAAGGGCCTTCAAAAGTGATCAAAACCCACCATAATGTGGGCGGACTGCCTGAATGGATGGACTTTAAACTCATAGAGCCTTTAAGGGAATTGTTTAAAGATGAGGTCCGTTTGTTGGGTAAGGAATTGGGCATTAGCCAGGATTTTTTAATGCACCACCCCTTTCCAGGGCCTGGGCTTGCGATAAGGATTTTAGGCGAAGTCAGCGAGAGTAAGATCAGATGCTTGCAAGAAGCGGATTTTATTTTTATAGAAGAGCTTAAAAAGGCGGATCTGTATGACAAGGTTTGGCAAGCTTTTTGCGTGCTGTTGAATGTCAATTCTGTGGGGGTTATGGGGGATAATCGCACTTATGAGAACGCTATTTGTTTAAGGGCAGTAAATGCGAGCGATGGCATGACAGCGAGCTTTTCATTTTTGGAGCATTCTTTTTTAGAAAAGGTTTCTAATCGTATCACTAATGAAGTGAGCGGTATCAATAGGGTGGTGTATGATATTACCTCTAAACCACCAGGAACGATTGAATGGGAATGA
- the hpaA2 gene encoding HpaA2 protein codes for MKKGSLAVVLGSLLVSGAFYTALADGMPAKQQHNNTGESVELHFHYPIKGKQEPKNNHLVVLIDPKIEANKVIPENYQKEFEKSLFLQLSSFLERKGYSVSQFKDVSEIPQDIKEKALLVLRMDGNVAILEDIVEESDALSEERVIDMSSGYLNLNFVEPKSEDIIHSFGIDVSKIKAVIERVELRRTNSGGFVPKTFVHKIKETDRDQAIRKIMNQAYHKVMVNITKELSKKHMEHYEKVSSEMKKRK; via the coding sequence ATGAAAAAAGGTAGTTTAGCGGTAGTTTTAGGATCGTTATTAGTGAGTGGGGCGTTTTATACGGCTTTGGCTGATGGAATGCCTGCAAAGCAACAGCACAATAATACGGGCGAGTCCGTGGAGTTGCATTTCCACTATCCTATTAAAGGCAAGCAAGAGCCTAAAAATAACCATTTAGTTGTCTTAATTGATCCTAAGATAGAGGCCAATAAAGTTATCCCTGAAAATTATCAAAAAGAGTTTGAGAAGTCTTTATTCCTCCAATTGAGCAGTTTTTTAGAGAGGAAAGGCTATAGCGTTTCGCAATTTAAAGATGTTAGCGAAATCCCTCAAGACATCAAAGAAAAAGCGTTGCTTGTTTTACGCATGGATGGGAATGTGGCTATCTTAGAAGATATTGTAGAAGAGAGCGATGCGCTTAGCGAAGAAAGAGTTATAGACATGTCTTCAGGGTATTTGAACTTGAATTTTGTTGAGCCAAAAAGTGAAGATATTATCCATAGTTTTGGTATTGATGTTTCAAAGATTAAGGCTGTGATTGAAAGGGTGGAATTGCGGCGCACCAATTCTGGAGGTTTTGTCCCCAAAACTTTTGTGCATAAGATTAAGGAAACCGACCGTGACCAAGCCATTAGAAAAATCATGAATCAAGCCTATCACAAAGTGATGGTGAATATCACCAAAGAGTTAAGCAAAAAACACATGGAACATTATGAAAAAGTTTCTAGTGAAATGAAAAAACGAAAGTAG
- a CDS encoding glycosyltransferase family 4 protein — translation MVIVLVVDSFKDTSNGTSMTAFRFFEALKKRGHVMRVVAPHVDNLGSEEEGYYNLKERYIPLVTEISHKQHILFAKPDKKILRKAFKGADMIHTYLPFLLEKTAVKIAREMQVPYIGSFHLQPEHISYNMKLGQFSWFNMMLFSWFKSSHYRYIHHIHCPSKFIVEELEKYNYGGKKYAISNGFDPMFRFEHPQKSLFDTTPFKIAMVGRYSNEKNQSVLIKAVALSRYKQDIVLLLKGKGPDEKKIKLLAQKLGVKTEFGFVNSNELLEILKTCTLYVHTANVESEAIACLEAISVGIVPVIANSPLSATRQFALDERSLFEPNNAKDLSAKIDWWLENKLERERMQNEYAKSALNYTLENSVIQIEKVYEEAIKDFKNNPNLFKTLS, via the coding sequence ATGGTTATTGTTTTAGTCGTGGATAGCTTTAAAGACACCAGTAATGGCACTTCTATGACAGCGTTTCGTTTTTTTGAAGCGCTGAAAAAAAGAGGGCATGTGATGAGAGTGGTCGCCCCTCATGTGGATAATTTAGGGAGTGAAGAAGAAGGGTATTACAACCTTAAAGAGCGCTATATCCCCCTAGTTACAGAAATTTCACACAAACAACACATTCTTTTTGCTAAACCGGATAAAAAAATTTTAAGGAAGGCTTTTAAGGGAGCGGATATGATCCATACTTACTTGCCTTTTTTGCTAGAAAAAACAGCCGTAAAAATCGCGCGAGAAATGCAAGTGCCTTATATTGGCTCTTTCCATTTACAGCCAGAGCATATTTCTTATAACATGAAATTGGGGCAATTTTCTTGGTTTAACATGATGCTTTTTTCGTGGTTTAAATCTTCGCATTACCGCTATATCCACCATATCCATTGCCCATCAAAATTCATTGTAGAAGAATTAGAAAAATACAACTATGGAGGGAAAAAATACGCTATTTCTAACGGCTTTGATCCCATGTTTAGATTTGAACACCCGCAAAAAAGCCTTTTTGACACCACGCCCTTTAAAATCGCTATGGTAGGGCGCTATTCTAATGAAAAAAATCAAAGCGTTCTCATTAAGGCGGTTGCTTTAAGCCGATACAAACAAGACATTGTATTATTACTCAAAGGCAAGGGGCCTGATGAGAAAAAAATCAAACTTCTAGCCCAGAAACTAGGCGTAAAAACGGAATTTGGGTTTGTCAATTCTAATGAATTGTTAGAGATTTTAAAAACTTGCACCCTTTATGTGCACACAGCCAATGTGGAAAGCGAAGCGATTGCATGTTTAGAAGCCATTAGCGTGGGGATTGTGCCTGTTATCGCTAATAGCCCTTTAAGCGCGACCAGGCAATTCGCGCTAGATGAACGATCGTTATTTGAGCCTAATAACGCTAAAGATTTGAGCGCTAAAATAGACTGGTGGTTAGAAAACAAGCTTGAAAGAGAAAGAATGCAAAACGAATACGCTAAAAGCGCTTTAAACTACACTTTAGAAAATTCAGTCATTCAAATTGAAAAGGTTTATGAAGAAGCGATCAAAGATTTTAAAAACAACCCCAACCTCTTTAAAACCTTATCGTAA
- the cfaS gene encoding cyclopropane fatty acid synthase produces the protein MISKFLLKSMFKQWKNGDYQVVFWDNSVYRNGEHSPKFTLKIHRPLKFSDIKKDMSLTIAEAYMDGVIDIEGSMDEVMHSLYLQTNYEHLHKHDNAKAIQKPIKESSNISKHYDLGNDFYSIWLDETLSYSCAYFKKDDDTLHAAQLQKLDHTLKKLHLKPGEKLLDIGCGWGYLSVKAAQEYGAEVMGITISSEQYKQANKRVQELGLEDKVTIKLLNYQDLDGRLYRFDKVVSVGMFEHVGKDNLPFYFKKVKEVLKTGGMFLLHSILCCFEGKTNAWVDKYIFPGGYLPSLREVMSVMSECDFHLLMAESLRIHYAKTLDIWRDNFNHNLDQVKRLGYDERFIRMWDLYLRTCASAFRVGSADLFQLLLTNSVDNTFPLTKEYIYQ, from the coding sequence ATGATTTCAAAATTTTTGCTCAAAAGCATGTTCAAGCAGTGGAAAAACGGCGATTATCAGGTCGTTTTTTGGGACAATAGCGTTTATAGGAATGGCGAACATTCGCCTAAATTCACCCTTAAAATCCATCGCCCCCTAAAATTTAGCGATATTAAAAAAGACATGTCTTTAACGATCGCTGAAGCTTATATGGACGGCGTGATTGATATTGAAGGCTCTATGGATGAGGTGATGCATTCTTTGTATTTGCAAACCAATTATGAGCATTTGCACAAACATGATAACGCTAAAGCTATCCAAAAACCCATCAAAGAAAGCTCCAACATTTCTAAACATTACGATCTAGGGAATGACTTTTATTCTATCTGGTTAGATGAAACCTTAAGCTATTCATGCGCGTATTTCAAAAAAGACGATGACACCCTCCATGCCGCCCAGCTCCAAAAATTAGATCACACTTTAAAAAAGCTCCACCTAAAGCCTGGCGAAAAACTGCTGGATATAGGCTGTGGTTGGGGCTATCTCTCTGTAAAAGCTGCACAAGAATACGGGGCGGAAGTGATGGGGATCACCATTTCTAGCGAGCAATACAAACAGGCTAACAAACGAGTCCAAGAGTTAGGGTTAGAGGATAAAGTAACGATCAAATTATTGAATTACCAGGATTTAGACGGGCGCTTATACCGCTTTGATAAGGTGGTGAGCGTGGGCATGTTTGAGCATGTGGGTAAGGATAATTTGCCCTTTTATTTCAAAAAAGTTAAAGAAGTGTTGAAAACGGGCGGGATGTTTTTGCTCCACTCCATTTTATGCTGTTTTGAAGGCAAGACTAATGCATGGGTGGATAAATACATCTTCCCGGGTGGCTACTTGCCCTCTTTAAGGGAAGTGATGAGCGTGATGAGCGAATGCGACTTCCACTTGCTCATGGCTGAAAGCTTACGCATCCATTACGCTAAGACTTTAGACATTTGGCGAGACAACTTCAACCACAATCTAGACCAAGTGAAAAGACTCGGCTATGACGAAAGATTTATCCGCATGTGGGATCTGTATTTAAGGACTTGCGCGTCCGCTTTCAGGGTGGGGAGCGCGGATTTATTCCAATTGCTTTTAACCAACAGCGTGGATAACACTTTCCCCTTAACCAAAGAATACATCTACCAGTAA
- a CDS encoding ferrochelatase, with the protein MRLGVNEAVELSLGELQNTPSISYFNSIVLSLNKVQKGSLFVAKDHTLIPKALELGAYGILYTGEYPLSDRDVAWIKLKDIEHSLNHLFKFCLLNERVVGVLLSPIELEIASKIMVSNFVWCLKESLEDLFIIEGCKIAFFDKLEWLHLFYKQERLKEDLKESRLMILNQSFFCSALVYEKQEYELKMPCVFLEPLKRVIQLCEKLKIEFDLNLLSKKEPALDHCKPFFVNKNLEIAPYGTTARVVVAETSKELFEMMLQKALETLSWGKIVVFCRKNSAAFFEKNNPYCYTTHNNLKEQLKNLAFNFAFIYGISSHHLESLLNPPLFKKTPTLW; encoded by the coding sequence ATGCGATTAGGGGTGAATGAAGCCGTAGAATTGAGTTTGGGTGAATTGCAAAACACGCCCTCAATCAGCTATTTCAATTCTATCGTTTTGTCTTTAAACAAAGTCCAAAAAGGCTCTTTATTTGTAGCCAAAGATCACACGCTCATTCCTAAAGCTTTAGAGTTAGGGGCTTATGGGATTTTATACACAGGAGAATATCCTTTAAGCGATAGGGATGTGGCATGGATCAAGCTTAAAGATATAGAGCATTCTTTGAATCATTTGTTTAAATTTTGTTTGTTGAATGAGCGCGTGGTTGGAGTGCTGTTAAGCCCCATAGAATTAGAGATCGCTTCTAAAATCATGGTGAGCAATTTTGTGTGGTGCTTGAAAGAGAGCCTTGAAGATTTATTCATTATAGAGGGGTGTAAAATAGCCTTTTTTGATAAATTGGAGTGGCTCCATTTGTTTTATAAGCAAGAGCGCTTGAAAGAAGATCTAAAAGAAAGCCGTTTAATGATTCTCAACCAATCGTTTTTTTGCAGCGCTTTAGTCTATGAAAAACAAGAGTATGAATTAAAAATGCCATGCGTCTTTTTAGAGCCTTTAAAAAGGGTCATTCAATTGTGCGAAAAATTAAAGATTGAATTTGATTTGAATCTTTTAAGCAAGAAAGAACCTGCTTTAGATCATTGCAAACCCTTTTTTGTGAATAAAAATTTAGAAATAGCCCCTTATGGCACAACGGCAAGGGTGGTTGTTGCTGAGACTTCAAAAGAATTGTTTGAAATGATGCTTCAAAAAGCCCTTGAGACTTTGTCGTGGGGGAAAATTGTCGTGTTTTGTCGTAAAAACAGCGCGGCTTTCTTTGAAAAAAATAACCCTTATTGTTACACCACTCATAACAACCTTAAAGAGCAATTAAAAAACTTAGCGTTTAATTTCGCTTTTATTTATGGGATTAGCTCCCATCATTTAGAATCCCTTTTAAACCCCCCCCTTTTTAAAAAAACCCCCACGCTATGGTAA
- a CDS encoding hotdog domain-containing protein — protein sequence MQELVVRVDYDSLETCKNFKPSVGTELVVLEKDIAHARFKGNESMVYEENFVHAGFVLIACNYAALCALNKRHSVVVSNNINFYAPLELNQEALIKAQVIQDGVKKAEIKIEAFVLDIQVLEGMIEIVVFDKKPFKFNFKEE from the coding sequence GTGCAAGAATTAGTCGTTCGTGTGGATTATGACTCTTTAGAGACTTGTAAGAATTTCAAACCAAGCGTTGGCACTGAACTGGTCGTTTTAGAAAAAGATATAGCCCATGCGCGTTTCAAGGGTAATGAAAGCATGGTGTATGAAGAAAATTTTGTGCATGCCGGGTTTGTGCTTATTGCGTGCAATTATGCGGCCTTGTGCGCGTTGAATAAAAGGCACAGCGTGGTGGTTTCTAATAACATCAATTTTTACGCCCCCCTAGAATTGAATCAAGAAGCGCTCATTAAAGCGCAAGTCATTCAAGATGGCGTGAAAAAAGCTGAAATAAAAATAGAGGCGTTTGTGTTAGACATTCAGGTTTTAGAGGGAATGATAGAAATCGTTGTGTTTGATAAAAAGCCTTTTAAATTCAATTTTAAAGAAGAGTAG
- a CDS encoding mechanosensitive ion channel family protein — translation MRLLLWWVLVLSLFLNPLRAVEEHETDAVDLFLIFNQINQLNQVIETYKKNPERSAEISLYNTQKNDLIKSLTSKVLNERDKIGIDINQNLKEQEKIKKRLSKSIKGDDFYTFMKDRLSLDILLIDEILYRFIDKIRSSIDIFSEQKDVESISDAFLLRLGQFKLYTFPKNLGNVKMHELEQMFSDYELRLNTYTEVLRYIKNHPKEVLPKNLIMEVNMDFVLNKISKVLPFTTHSLQVSKIVLALMILALLLGLRKLITWLLALLLDRIFEIMQRNKKMHVNVQSSIVSPVSVFLALFSCDVALDIFYYPNASPPKVSMWVGAVYIMLLAWLVIALFKGYGEALVTNMATKSTHNFRKEVINLILKVVYFLIFIVTLLGVLKQLGFNVSAIIASLGIGGLAVALAVKDVLANFFASVILLLDNSFSQGDWIVCGEVEGTVVEMGLRRTTIRAFDNALLSVPNSELAGKPIRNWSRRKVGRRIKMEIGLTYSSSQSALQLCVKDIKEMLENHPKIANGADSALQSASDYRYMFKKDIVSIDDFLGYKNNLFVFLDQFADSSINILVYCFSKTVVWEEWLEVKEDVMLKIMGIVEKHHLSFAFPSQSLYVESLPEVSLKEGAKI, via the coding sequence ATGCGTTTATTATTGTGGTGGGTATTGGTATTATCGCTCTTTTTAAATCCTTTGAGAGCGGTTGAAGAGCATGAAACAGATGCGGTGGATTTGTTTTTGATTTTCAATCAAATCAACCAGCTCAATCAAGTCATTGAAACTTACAAAAAAAACCCTGAAAGAAGTGCTGAAATCTCTCTGTATAACACCCAAAAGAATGACTTGATTAAAAGTTTGACTTCTAAAGTGTTGAATGAAAGGGATAAGATCGGGATTGATATCAATCAAAATTTAAAAGAGCAGGAAAAAATCAAAAAGCGTTTGTCTAAAAGCATTAAGGGCGATGATTTCTACACTTTCATGAAAGATAGATTGTCTTTAGATATTTTGTTGATAGATGAAATTTTGTATCGTTTTATAGATAAAATCAGGAGCAGTATTGATATTTTTAGCGAACAAAAAGACGTGGAAAGTATCAGCGATGCTTTTCTTTTGCGTTTAGGGCAATTCAAACTCTACACTTTCCCTAAAAATTTAGGCAATGTCAAAATGCATGAATTAGAGCAGATGTTTAGCGATTATGAATTGCGTTTGAACACTTATACCGAAGTCTTGCGTTACATCAAAAACCACCCTAAAGAAGTGCTTCCTAAAAACTTGATCATGGAAGTGAATATGGATTTTGTGTTAAACAAAATCAGTAAGGTTTTGCCTTTCACAACCCATAGCTTGCAAGTGAGTAAGATCGTGCTGGCTTTGATGATTTTAGCCTTATTGCTGGGTTTAAGGAAGTTGATCACTTGGCTTTTAGCCTTATTGTTAGATCGTATTTTTGAAATCATGCAGCGCAATAAAAAAATGCATGTCAATGTGCAAAGCAGCATTGTTTCGCCGGTTTCTGTCTTTTTAGCGTTATTTAGTTGCGATGTGGCTTTGGACATTTTCTACTACCCTAACGCATCGCCTCCTAAAGTTTCTATGTGGGTGGGCGCGGTGTATATCATGCTTTTAGCATGGTTAGTGATAGCGCTTTTTAAAGGCTATGGGGAAGCGTTGGTTACCAACATGGCTACCAAAAGCACGCACAATTTTAGAAAAGAAGTGATCAACTTGATCTTAAAAGTCGTGTATTTTTTGATCTTCATTGTCACGCTTTTAGGGGTTTTGAAGCAACTAGGATTTAACGTTTCAGCCATCATCGCTTCTTTAGGGATTGGGGGGTTAGCGGTGGCTTTGGCGGTTAAAGATGTGTTGGCGAATTTTTTTGCTTCGGTCATTTTATTGTTAGACAATTCGTTTTCTCAAGGGGATTGGATCGTGTGCGGTGAAGTGGAGGGAACGGTGGTGGAAATGGGGCTAAGGCGCACCACGATCAGGGCTTTTGATAACGCTCTTTTATCCGTGCCTAATTCAGAATTAGCCGGAAAACCCATCAGGAATTGGAGCCGGCGTAAAGTAGGAAGGCGTATTAAAATGGAAATAGGCTTAACCTATAGCTCTAGCCAAAGTGCTTTACAGCTTTGCGTGAAAGACATTAAAGAAATGCTAGAAAACCACCCTAAAATCGCCAATGGAGCCGATAGCGCTTTGCAAAGTGCGAGCGATTACCGCTACATGTTTAAAAAAGATATTGTTTCTATTGACGATTTTTTAGGGTATAAAAACAATCTGTTTGTCTTTTTAGACCAGTTTGCGGACAGCTCTATTAATATTTTAGTGTATTGCTTTTCTAAAACAGTGGTTTGGGAAGAGTGGCTAGAAGTCAAAGAAGACGTGATGCTAAAAATCATGGGGATTGTAGAAAAGCACCATTTGAGTTTTGCTTTCCCATCACAGAGTTTGTATGTGGAGAGTTTGCCAGAAGTTAGCCTGAAAGAAGGGGCTAAAATCTAA